In a genomic window of Helianthus annuus cultivar XRQ/B chromosome 10, HanXRQr2.0-SUNRISE, whole genome shotgun sequence:
- the LOC110882504 gene encoding uncharacterized protein At4g06744: MTRLNTFSLFIFICITHFFTGNGEQVSHRETLEIVIGGGGALPSPPPEDECCPPPLPPPCPPPPPPPCPEPMPPPPPPPSPPPPPPPSPPPPQPPSPPPPPPPSPPPPSPPPPPPPSPPPPKKPRSPPRNPPPRNPPPRKPPPSDGFESQRLKLVYPVIREFKKLIVDDPLGITNTWKGKKICRDYKGFKCDIRPDIKKLALAGVKFNNFNFGGPNLTLTRFLSRLPDLVFFHANSNNFTGSIPTNLDKLKYFYELDLSNNKFSGKFPNEVLKANKLLFLDLRFNAFEGTVNPEVFNLNLDLLFINNNNFIQTLPNNLGKTTALYLTLANNKFVGGIPPSIGQASNTLLEVLFLNNQLTGCLPYQIGLLKKATVFDVGFNMLHGPIPHSFQCLEKMELLNLAGNKFNGVVPEEVCSLPNLSNFTLSYNYFTQVGPQCRKLIKKGVLDVRMNCILDLRNQRTAAECASFFTKPHSCPNERSLNYVPCKGGLSGAQIMSSDIQSPASAPELAQAPRRGTYGALSPH, encoded by the coding sequence ATGACCAGACTCAATACATTCTCACTCTTCATCTTCATCTGCATCACTCATTTCTTCACCGGCAATGGTGAACAAGTTTCTCATAGAGAAACACTCGAGATAGtcattggtggtggtggtgcattACCATCCCCACCACCGGAAGATGAATGTTGCCCCCCTCCACTTCCCCCTCCTTGCCCACCTCCCCCTCCCCCACCCTGCCCTGAACCaatgccgccaccaccaccaccaccatccccaccaccaccaccaccaccatccccaccaccaccacaaccaccatccccaccaccaccaccaccaccatccccaccaccaccatccccaccaccaccaccaccaccatccccaccaccaccaaaaaaaCCACGCTCACCACCAAGAAATCCACCACCAAGAAATCCACCACCAAGAAAGCCACCACCATCAGATGGATTCGAGAGCCAACGACTGAAGCTAGTATACCCAGTAATTCGAGAATTCAAAAAATTAATTGTAGACGATCCCCTCGGAATTACAAATACATGGAAGGGCAAAAAGATTTGCCGAGATTATAAAGGATTCAAGTGCGACATCCGCCCGGATATCAAAAAATTGGCCCTCGCGGGCGTCAAGTTTAACAACTTTAATTTCGGTGGCCCCAACCTAACCCTCACCCGCTTCCTCTCCCGCTTGCCGGACCTCGTTTTCTTCCATGCAAACTCAAACAACTTCACCGGCTCCATACCCACCAATCTCGACAAATTAAAATACTTCTACGAGCTCGACCTCAGTAACAACAAATTCTCCGGCAAATTCCCCAACGAAGTCCTCAAAGCCAACAAGTTACTCTTCCTTGACCTCCGGTTCAACGCCTTCGAAGGCACAGTTAATCCTGAAGTCTTCAATCTCAACCTCGATCTCCTCTTCATCAACAACAATAATTTCATCCAAACCCTCCCCAACAATCTTGGTAAAACGACGGCGCTTTACCTAACCCTAGCTAACAATAAGTTTGTTGGTGGGATTCCTCCAAGCATTGGTCAAGCTTCCAATACTCTACTCGAGGTTCTTTTCTTAAACAACCAGTTAACCGGTTGTTTACCGTATCAGATCGGGCTTTTGAAGAAAGCAACTGTGTTCGACGTTGGATTTAATATGTTGCATGGCCCGATCCCTCACTCGTTTCAGTGTTTAGAGAAAATGGAGCTTCTGAACTTGGCAGGCAATAAGTTCAATGGTGTGGTGCCTGAGGAGGTGTGCAGCCTGCCGAATCTGTCGAATTTTACGCTTTCGTATAATTATTTCACTCAGGTTGGTCCACAGTGTCGGAAGCTGATTAAGAAAGGGGTTCTAGACGTGAGGATGAACTGCATTTTGGATCTTCGGAACCAAAGAACTGCGGCCGAGTGTGCTAGTTTCTTCACCAAACCTCATTCTTGTCCAAACGAAAGATCTCTTAATTACGTACCGTGCAAAGGAGGGCTTTCTGGTGCTCAGATAATGTCTTCGGATATTCAATCGCCAGCGTCGGCACCCGAGCTGGCGCAGGCTCCACGAAGGGGAACTTACGGAGCTCTTTCGCCGCATTAA